The genomic interval GTTAGAAGCAGACACTAACAGAAAGAAAATCAACTGGAACTAAAATGTACATCATGACCCTTGTTTTTGCAACCCCATGAGCAACAaaggaaagttcaaaaatatttttacctttcAGGAGAACAACAGAGAATGTAGCCGACTCAATTACATGCAGAAGATGCAAATTCAGTATCTTTGCAAATATTGATCTGACTTTGAAACAATCAAACTGATTCCTACCAACTTACTCAAATAGTGCAAAGAAACAACAATTATcgacgagaaagagagagagagagagagagagagaagagaaagtaGGTTCATTATAGTCGTATAAAAGCAAAATGCTGAAAACCAGAAAAGGGTGTCTTTGCAGTATATATGGTGTGCTTgaagaacccaaaaaaaaaaaaaaggaatgaaacTCAGTTCTGTTTTGGCAGGATCAGAGAAAAGGTAACAGGCCTCCACAACCCTTTGGttctcgttaaaaaaaaaagaaaagaaaaaaaaaaaaaaaggaaaaaaactgaATGTTTCCAAGCAAAATCATCACCAGTTTATCGTCCAACATCATTGTTTTGTCACGATTACCAGTAAATGAACGAAAGCCCGTCTTCAAAGCAATGTACAAACCGGCATTGAGAATGGTCATTCCCGAAGGATCAAAAGGATACCTTAAActttatcagaaaaaaaaaaaaaaaaggataccTTGAATGAACGGTGTCCGAGACCTACGAAGGCTGAACTTCTTGCACTTTTAAGGATACTCTGATTTCATGCTGCTCAAGGACATGAACTTAGATTGCGTTCGGATAGCGAggtgtttttaaatattttgtaaataataataaatagtatataataaataatagtaaaatatttaaaaaataccaataccCAAACTAAGTTTTGCTATTCAGTGTTCATATTTCACATATAAAAGCTCCAAATTTATACCGCCAACCGAAATTAATGGTTTGTTCTTGACTGTTATTGGTACATATTTtcgaaatgatatttataattgtgagtGTGTAAGCatcacgtaattattttaaaaaaaataaataaatactaaatttatatgaaaaaattaattaattttttaataatagatcatattcttattcaaaatgaCTACACAATAATTACGTACTCTACGTAACTATACGTAACAttacttattaatatttataaatttatttagtgACTCAttaaacatattattattattattataagaatcTGTCACGTCAAACACTGACTATTAAcgctagttttctttttctttttcaaataaaaatattaatcctTTTCATATTAATGattgtgattatttttgtattaagatatttgaattgagagaagaaaagatagattttgttattgatttctaaaatttttgtgaatttatatttatggaaTGTGTTTGTaccaaagcatttctcttccAACAACGATTTCCAaacatatgtaaaaataaataaatactgagagcggagaaaaattaaaaaaaaaaaaaaaaaaaaaagtccattaCACGGTCTTGGAGTTTCCAAACATACGCATAAGCGAATAAATACTCCCTACTTTTTTTGGACTGACCAGAACTATCTGGGATGTTGTTTCCTAACTCAAatacaacttttatttaaaacataaatttcatTCACTTTCAAAATACTCGGAATATAGTAGAAGAAAAACTAGTTTTGCAATgcttaattataatttagttGTAAGTTAGTTGTTACTCTACCATTTTcctaactattattattatgttctAAAGTCCTATTTGTGAGACGGAACTTAACGAATGTTatccatttcaaataaaatgggGAATatcttatttccttttttttttttttttatcctattatctatggaaaaaaaatatgtttgtaaACCTGTATAGAGGACACTTTCTACATAGTTGATTTGGCATGACTTGATTTGTGAGTAAAGATGCAAATGAAATCTTGCCACGTAAGCAGTCTGAAAGGTGTACCatctaaatcaattttttaaaaagtttgcaCGATGTTTATGTATTCcatgactatatatagtataaaattaatttttttaatagtagatttcactcttttttcaaaaaaaaattatagagcgATTGTACATTCTACAACTGTACGTAGCATTATtacaaaacttatttaaaaccttttagttttcaaaatctcttttgTGGGTTTCAAGATTGGTAAGGTTAAATTGCAAGATAAACTAAATTTATGGAATGGAAAGAATTATTTTGAACGAGGAAAGCTCTAATTAGGTATATAATAACAATACTTCATGCTTAAATATGTATACTTTTAACCTTTCTAAATTATGTGTTAATATGGCTTTATATGGCCAAAATTACATAGTCCCAAAGTTGTATATTTCCATAGATGTTACAAATATAACCACAGACAAGAAGTGGGAGGCTTCCTCTTATATTTCCACAGACatacaactttttttacaatcttttatatatgttttaagagtaatgctagagagaagtcaCTGTAGTAGTGTACACTTTGCACTCATTGCATGGCTACTTTTAgttctttacttttttattttagacttagGAGATGTATAATCTAGATAATACCACATCATGTGTACAAAATAATTACTCCCAACAGTagtttctatctatatttattcatattttaaattataggtctttttagaaaataacttataaaaataatattactttacataaatacctttattttaaaatatagtaataaaaagagAACCTTAAGAgattggcccaagtggtgaagccTGACTTGGTCTTGGAGTATCACTCACTTCAAAATCCAAGtttcaacattttataaatgcaaacaatcatttgagGCCACAcatcttagtaaaaaattaGCGATTTAACCAATTTTGTATAGGAAAATTTTTTAGAGTACAGTACACAAGATCGAAATTTATTCTGCAGGGTGTTAGAGAAGTTCccaacataaaatgaaaaaaaataaagagttgtAAAATGGGTTGTAAAAAGGATTTtacatgtatcattactctcgtgtaatttattaatttagctCTGTAGACTTGTTTACACCACTGCTGCACGCAGCAGACATTGCTAAATGAGAATCGTGCCAACAAAATGTTTAGATTATAGCTCAAATTCGATTGGAAGGAAAGCTTAGGGGTTCTTGTCGTATCATTTCTTGTCCGATTCTAAGCAGGTAGAATGTTACTTCAGTCACCGCAATGTATCGACGCCAATTAGTTTTCTCACATAAAGATCAAAAGCGATAGTCATGAAATGagaatcatgggttttgaattCTACTCTTTTATCACACTATGGACTGTAAAACCATTCCGGGTATGCGAATGTACTAGTTTTCGGTCCTCTCACGCCAGCCCTGACATTGGCTCAACAAACTTGACTCCAACGTTAATGacataagaaaattttatacaccatattatcatctcactttcattcaACTAAATaagatatgacatatttatcactattaaatgatcatttattgcatacttctttatcatctaatagtgataaatgtgttacatactattaaatattatcaaaataggaGAAGAGTGGtgtatagtattactctaaGACATATAGTAAGAGAGAGTCGAGACATAGAAAACTCCACACTATATAGGATCTGTTTTGCAACACAACTGTTGTCAAGTGTTTTAAGATATTCTCATATATCTATtttctaaacatcactcaaaagTAAAACACTTTTagcttcaaattttcaaatttttgatctaatcattacaactttttcaaaatcttaatattacttttccaaattttcaaaataaaaataatattcaaataattttttaactttataatatttttgtttaactttttctctcttatttctcaaaactcaataaaacatcttaactcaaactatttcattattaataacaaatatattgttatattctAAGAATCCAAATGGACCATTTCTACTTAAACTGTTGTGAAGTCTACTTTATCCGTCATTCTCTCCTATTTTAGGTGTGTAGCAAAAATTTTAGGCTGGGTTTGGTTATTGATGAgactcattacttttttaacttttcataaaaaagttaaactatctcaactcatttcatacatttcaacgtaaaatgttaaattcatctcaacttaaaaatgTTAAACACATGTCAATAAGACCTACAAAATACTAGTATTCAcaacttaattcaatttatctcaacatctaaattaGTGTCCAAATGATTGCATTTCTTAATGAAGCAGGACGAAGCAAAGACTGGAAATATATGTTTTGAGACCAAGTTGATGAACAATGATTTAAATTCATTTCCTGCTATTTACAGTTTGGAAGCTGTCTTTTATGGCCTACTTGCTAGCAATTGCACAGACTTTCATCAGCGTTACAGAAAAGGGAAACTTCCTAATGATGCACTGACCATAACCAGCAGCTGTGTTTAGGCAAGCTCTGTGTTCTCACTGAACATGTTTCTGTAGACTCGTAGAGAAACCGCTCTGCTTCGGTAAATAGCCCACCGTTGGTTGCAAACATCAGTTTATGTCTAATCTAACGAGCAGGCTGAAATCAAAGAACCACAAAATGTTATTGAAACTGCTTATAtatgcaattattttttaatgatatgacATCCTATGATAGGATATGAGTCTCCATGTACATGTTCGTACTCGAAGACTACCTAATAATTACTTGTAAAACACAGAACCAATCGACTCAAATGAATTAAGATAGTTTCATCAAATATGTATGGATGAAACGATTGGATCCATACGGTACACCCATCATTATTATAGCAAACTACTGATCTCTTGCAGCTACTGACTGCAGGCATAAGGCGTCTGACTGAAGATTATGAGCTCTCTGTATTCTCttcagtttttcaaattttacacCAGATGGACAGGAAAGAGCGTCTCAGAGTTTCTCGAGAACTCTAGAGTTTAGTGTAAGAGGGAGataaacaaatgaaatgaaCTCTATACTCTATAGTATTTATAGTTGTCTAGTGAATTGCTCGGATAATATTAAATGACATTAAATGCTATGGGCCCATTTTAATGTTTCTATCTCTCACTTAGGCTTAGAGTTTAGTTAAGAACTTTAGAATATCTGAATCGTCCAACAACTTACTCCACGAAACAAATGAACCGTTTAGTACAGGCATAATTTTCACCTTGACAAAAGATCAACAAATGAAGTAGAGAAGTCGTTGAGCTTTTGAGTTAGAACTTTATGTCTGCAATCCAACTATTCCAAAACAGCAAACCACTCAATTCTTCAATTTAAATAAGACATTCAGATCAAGCAGACTGTCTGGATCTTATGTCCTCTATCTGTTTAAGCCATTAGAATGGTAATCTTAAGCGTACAGCTTCCCCCATCCAAGTGAACGGAGAAGCTGGGAGAATAGGAGGAACGCCAAGTATTATGCAAGTAAAGGCAGTCAGGAATCTGAAAAGACAGATTCAAGGTAGAAAAGCAGGATCGACTGCAGGCTTGAAGCTGAcccaaaataattttactttgcCTAGTCGAACAGAGAATGTTTAGAACATTAAGAAGAGGATGCCTTTAGACATTCTTAATACACAACTTCGAGAATCAAAGATAAGGGATATGAAACTCCAGATGCGGGTTTTATTACAAGATCGTCCTCCCCTTCTTTGGATGAAGAATACATTTCCAGaagtttaatttaattcaattgaGAATATTCTGAGAAAATGATAGATTACAGACCAAAGGAAAGAACAAGAAAGGAATATTTCCCTTGAAGACTACAGCAAACCTggtatctgtttttttttttttttttttttttttatgagattgGAACAGtgataaagacaaaaaattgATTCATGAATATAcgaaagacaaaaacaaaaaacgtgAACATGCAAAGCAAATCtaagataaataaaaagagagagggagattgAAGTTATTGAGCTGCAACAAGAGAGAATAGCATACGTGTTATCTTCATCACTCCAACATATGGATTGAGAATCAACTTCCACACAGGGCTGAGTTTCCCCCAGTTTATGGTCCAGCTTTCCAGATTCTATAATCTGCAAATCCTCCAAAAGGGTCACATAATGTTTCTGGACATCCTCTGCACTTTTGTTGCCCCCAACCATGGCTGCAACCACTTCCCACCGATTTCGGTCCTGTTCATCAACCACTGCCAAAGCCAGCTCAAACAACTTGTTCTCCTCCCAGCTCCACCCACACAAAACGTTGGGAAAATCATCCATATTTCCAGCAGTACTACTAGACCACAACCTTGGGAGCACTTTGATTCTTTTGAGTAAAATAAGGAAAACCCAATAATTCAGTTACATTTTAGTATTCAtcgaagaaaaataaatgggaTGAGAATCTTTTATGGTACCTAGTTTGATTCTCCTAACCAGATTCCAACACCCCTGAGTGTTATGGAGGAGGGGGTGTTAGATATCTGTTATGAGCTGCAGATTTTCCTCTGATGTGGTTTTTATTAAGGATGACTTTGTGTCAGGGCCAACAGGCCCTCCTTAGCTCAGATCTAAAGCACACAatcaatgaaatatatatatatatatatatatatatatatatatatatatataaaatagtcgTAAAATCGTggcattatattattttaatttgatccCTTTGGGCCAAAACGGGAAACCAATGATCAAAAACAGACAAAACCCAATACTTCATTAACCATTTCTTGCAAGACCAAGAATCTCTTTTGtttataatttcctttttcctttgccGATTCTTAAATTTGGGTACCAAACGGTAATAGATCTGGCACTTCCAAATCACATGTAAATCtttatttaaagattataaCTTGATGAACCCAATAATGGAATGGAAAGGAACGGACAGATGTCACCAACTGCCAGTGGATTATCTTCCAGAGTCTTACGTCTCTACCTTGTAAGAAAAGAAAGACTTTTGTGGGTAGGATTACACAATCCCTCATCTTTTCTAATGAATTCCCAAcccattacaatttacaatcgCGTCATTTTCAAGGACTTTTTAGGGTTTAGAGGTAGAAAGAGGAGTTGTGATCCCTAGAGTTTTAACTGAACTTTAGGACATAAAATGAGATAGATAGACACGTgaaagaataatgctatatacaatcgTAGAGTGTATAAGTGTTGTatagttgttttgaaaaatagtacggttcactattaaaaaaataatttttttatatgagtcccatatttattcaatttctttgaAATAATTATACGGCACTTACGTACTTacgactgtaactattattttttcacatgaaagaatcttataatatttattgactaTGTAATATAATTCGATAAATTCACTTagacaattataaatatcatgacattcatttaatttctttatctatttttcttgatcgGATAAAATAAGGTAACCcactttttaattttccttGTATGAAAGTCGTTTTGGGTAAGGTTGCTTTTTGTTAGATATATTCAAATGTCTCCTTCAATCCGGACAGCTCTAGATCCAGTGGATTCGCATCTGATCTACGGCCTCTTAGAAAAATATAACCTGTATAACGCTTGTCCGTATTTTTGCATCTGATCTATGAACTCTTCCATACGGCATCGTAATTCTCATTTTAATACACATGATGCGTATTGATATCAAAGACATGTTTAttgcaatttttatttcttctaaaaACACGTATTTTCTTATGAAAAAAGTTAGGAATCccgctcccttttttttttaaacttagggattaagaaaatattatttaataatattatgaatttttttaaaaaaaatattaaaaaaatgatgtgataaaatttaaaaaaaaaaaaaaaatctttaaatttggCCTAGCGGGAGCTCCCGCAGCGGTGGGTGTAGACCCActcttttcttatctttttggACATGTTGTGCTTCATTCTTTAATGGAGTCTTTTCCTTCTACTGTAAAGCCTCTGAGATTAAAGTCGAagacttcaatttttttttttcctttactatTGTAAAGGCCAGGCGGACGAATCTGTAGAGATTAGAAATCATCAAGGACAAAATCAAGAAACTAATTAATACGAGGagcaaaattatcaaatattttttgagaaatagtatatataatagtcATAAAATACGCAACTATCgtgcactctttttgaaaaaaaaaaagtgagtgtgcaattatatttatagtccTAAGTTGTGTAAGTCACGTATTCTTtctgaaaaaagtgaataaatctgaaattgaaaaaaatcaatttttaatggtgtactttatttttttaaaaaaagtatgcgAAACTTACACACCTTATGActattatatctaacattactttatgatcagatttatataaaaaaataattttttaataatatatctcaattttttttccagaaagaGCACTTTTACATAATCTAGAACTTATCtattgtgattaaaaaaaaaaaaaaaagaacttatcGATTGTGAATTTACTTTAGTTGCGGATCCGTGCACTAACTAAGGACTTCAACTCCCAAAACTTGAAAAAGAttcctaaaaaattattttttaagctttTTAAAGCATACTTCACGACAATTAATTTTGGcagcaaaaaaaatttaaataatattatatacaaccgtaaaatataaaagtgttacataatcttttttaaaaaataaaatttattattaaaaatttattttttttatataaatctcgtatttatttattttttaaaaaataattatgcaaCATTTACATAGTCTACCAAtacaaatatgatttttcaatacttttatCCCCTTGGTCATGTTATTCCATTGAAATCGATGGAGGATATTCAACACCCGTGACACCACTACTCAGGTCATGTGGCTGAAAGACCCTTTGTTCTAgctctctcttattttcctaGGTTGTGAAGATAGGGTTGTAAGAAAAAGTGGCAACAATTTTTCCACGTCAACGTTTAATGTATCCCACTACTGATCGATTTCAGCCTCCCTGGACTAGTCGACACAAAATGTCAAAACCCATCCCACGTCcggctctccctctctctctctctttttcttgtccCCACACCCATCTTTATTGATAGTACTCATGATTTTTTAagtcttacatatatatatatatatatatactaaaaaaatatatatgtattcgctttataaagaagaaaaaaataataagaataatttagaaaaaaaaaattagtattaagataaattatgaTAGAGGCTTTGCTTAGAATAAATTCTACTTCTAAATTTGAATATGCACTAAATTTTTTACAGTTTGCTTCAA from Juglans microcarpa x Juglans regia isolate MS1-56 chromosome 4S, Jm3101_v1.0, whole genome shotgun sequence carries:
- the LOC121263338 gene encoding protein RADIALIS-like 3 — protein: MDDFPNVLCGWSWEENKLFELALAVVDEQDRNRWEVVAAMVGGNKSAEDVQKHYVTLLEDLQIIESGKLDHKLGETQPCVEVDSQSICWSDEDNTLLVRLDIN